A genomic region of Zalophus californianus isolate mZalCal1 chromosome 11, mZalCal1.pri.v2, whole genome shotgun sequence contains the following coding sequences:
- the MMP13 gene encoding collagenase 3, translated as MMLPGILAAFLFWSWTQCWSLPLPSNGEDDLSEEDFQLAERYLKSYYYPLNPAGILKKSAASSVVDRLREMQSFFGLEVTGKLDDNTLDIMKKPRCGVPDVGEYNVFPRTLKWSKTNLTYRIVNYTPDLTHSEVEKAFRKAFKVWSDVTPLNFTRLHDGTADIMISFGIKEHGDFYPFDGPSGLLAHAFPPGPNYGGDAHFDDDETWTSSSKGYNLFLVAAHEFGHSLGLDHSKDPGALMFPIYTYTGKSHFTLPDDDVQGIQSLYGPGDEDPNPKHPKTPDKCDPSLSLDAITSLRGEMMIFKDRFFWRLHPQLVDVELFLTKSFWPELPNRIDAAYEHPSRDLIFIFRGRKFWALNGYDILEGYPQKISELGFPKEVKKISAAVHFEDTGKTLFFSGNQVWSYDENNQVMDKDYPRLIEEDFPGIGDKVDAVYQKNGYIYFFNGPIQFEYSIWSKRIVRVMPANSLLWC; from the exons ATGATGCTCCCAGGCATCCTGGCTGCCTTCCTCTTCTGGAGCTGGACTCAGTGTTGGTCCCTGCCTCTTCCCAGCAATGGTGAGGACGATCTGTCCGAGGAAGACTTCCAGCTTGCAGAG CGCTACTTGAAATCCTACTACTATCCCCTGAATCCCGCTGGAATCCTGAAGAAGTCTGCAGCAAGCTCCGTGGTTGACAGGCTCCGAGAAATGCAGTCTTTCTTCGGCTTAGAGGTCACCGGCAAACTTGATGATAACACCTTGGACATCATGAAGAAACCAAGATGTGGGGTCCCCGATGTGGGCGAGTACAATGTTTTCCCCCGAACTCTCAAGTGGTCCAAGACGAATCTAACCTACAG GATTGTGAATTATACCCCTGATCTCACTCATTCTGAAGTTGAAAAGGCATTCAGAAAAGCCTTCAAAGTTTGGTCAGATGTGACGCCTCTGAATTTTACCAGACTTCATGATGGCACTGCTGATATCATGATCTCTTTTGGAATTAAAG AGCATGGCGACTTCTACCCATTTGATGGACCCTCTGGTCTGCTGGCTCATGCTTTTCCTCCTGGGCCAAACTATGGAGGAGATGCCCATTTTGATGATGACGAAACTTGGACAAGTAGTTCCAAAg GCTACAACTTGTTCCTTGTTGCTGCCCATGAGTTTGGCCACTCCTTAGGTCTCGACCACTCCAAGGACCCGGGAGCACTCATGTTCCCCATCTACACCTACACTGGCAAGAGCCACTTTACACTTCCCGATGACGATGTACAAGGGATCCAGTCTCTCTATG GCCCAGGAGATGAAGACCCCAACCCTAAACACCCCAAAACACCAGACAAATGTGATCCCTCCTTATCCCTTGACGCCATCACCAGTCTCCGAGGAGAAATGATGATATTTAAAGACAG ATTCTTCTGGCGCTTGCATCCTCAACTGGTTGATGTGGAGCTGTTCTTAACAAAATCCTTTTGGCCAGAACTTCCCAACCGTATCGATGCTGCATATGAGCACCCCTCCCGGGACCTTATCTTCATCTTTAGAG GCAGAAAATTTTGGGCTCTTAATGGTTATGACATTCTGGAAGGTTATCCCCAAAAAATATCCGAACTGGGATTTCCAAAAGAGGTTAAGAAGATAAGCGCAGCTGTCCACTTTGAGGACACAGGGAAGACACTCTTCTTCTCGGGAAACCAGGTCTGGAG CTATGATGAAAATAACCAGGTCATGGATAAAGACTACCCCAGGTTAATAGAAGAGGACTTCCCGGGCATTGGTGATAAAGTGGATGCCGTCTATCAGAAAAACG GTTATATCTATTTCTTCAATGGGCCCATACAGTTTGAATACAGCATCTGGAGTAAGCGCATTGTGCGCGTCATGCCAGCAAATTCCCTGTTGTGGTGTTAA